The Campylobacter sp. CN_NE2 genome contains a region encoding:
- the bamA gene encoding outer membrane protein assembly factor BamA produces MKKNIFLLLTSISVALSTQIKSVNFEGLNYLSEKVAQDISGLKVGDVITGENTNAAISNLFAQGYFNDIYVKESGGNVTIVVDEKPTIAKVDIENVVTNDRDQIIQLIGIKAGQMYDEVAVSRAKERVKQYYEAKGFFDTVVETKALPVHENQKSVQVVFMVNRGENIIIEKVNLVGADKLDYGDIEPAVANKQREVFGWLWGFNDGKVKSFELPNDAARIQEEYYKKGYLDAEVSNPILNADINSYTADLTYYITEGNRYKVGSVDIEAPDEVEINKEKMIKSFKLESGDKMNSEFLRRDMKKLEEAVADQGFAYVRVLPQTRQDPENSIVDIKYVVIPEQKVYIRNVTISGNDKTADKVVRREMYLTEGNLYSRSDYVDSLNALKRTGYFEDVEIKETRVGDNEIDLEVAVKEAPTGSITGGVGYSSSDGVLLSAGISDRNVFGTGLKGEFAIEKSEDSLSGRIGLTNPRIFDSEYSLGGTIYANDYEWDDYSERSIGFTGTLGRRIGRYTQASLTYILERTEIEGLDAYYAAAGYRNGKTIKSSLTPSITFNNTDDYYLPRSGAIASASLEYAGLGGDIEFTKARANLNWYFGMKDYIDWDIIFRYKAAAGYIWNNDKSKLPINEKLFLGGMKSIRGYDSRSIPKSEVCIGANQCKFIETGGMQSFNNSFELSFPLIDRLKMRLVAFFDYGMIGNDSWDEEIRYSAGGGLEWMTPIGPLQLYLVKPLNKKPNDETNSFEFNIGARF; encoded by the coding sequence ATGAAAAAAAATATTTTTTTACTTTTAACAAGTATTTCTGTGGCACTATCAACACAGATAAAATCCGTAAATTTCGAAGGTTTAAACTACTTGTCCGAAAAGGTTGCACAGGATATTTCAGGACTTAAAGTCGGCGATGTCATCACAGGCGAAAATACAAACGCTGCCATTTCAAATTTATTCGCACAAGGCTATTTTAACGATATTTATGTCAAAGAAAGTGGTGGAAATGTAACAATAGTAGTCGATGAAAAACCTACAATCGCAAAAGTCGATATAGAAAATGTCGTTACTAACGATAGAGATCAAATCATACAACTAATAGGAATAAAAGCAGGACAAATGTATGATGAAGTTGCTGTTTCAAGAGCAAAAGAAAGGGTTAAACAATATTACGAAGCAAAAGGTTTTTTTGATACGGTTGTAGAGACAAAGGCACTTCCTGTGCATGAAAATCAAAAATCGGTCCAAGTCGTATTTATGGTAAATCGTGGCGAAAATATCATCATCGAAAAGGTAAATTTAGTAGGTGCAGATAAACTTGATTATGGCGACATTGAACCTGCGGTTGCAAATAAACAAAGAGAAGTGTTTGGTTGGCTTTGGGGATTTAATGACGGAAAAGTCAAAAGCTTTGAACTTCCAAACGATGCAGCTAGAATTCAAGAAGAATACTACAAAAAAGGCTATTTAGATGCAGAAGTTTCAAATCCAATTTTAAATGCCGATATAAATAGCTACACGGCTGATTTGACATATTATATCACAGAAGGAAATCGTTATAAGGTAGGTAGCGTAGATATAGAAGCTCCAGATGAAGTTGAAATCAATAAAGAAAAAATGATAAAAAGTTTCAAACTAGAATCCGGAGATAAGATGAATTCGGAATTCTTACGCCGCGATATGAAAAAACTTGAAGAAGCTGTTGCCGATCAAGGTTTTGCCTATGTTAGGGTTTTACCTCAAACTAGACAAGATCCAGAAAATAGCATTGTTGATATAAAATATGTAGTTATTCCTGAGCAAAAAGTTTATATACGAAATGTTACCATTTCAGGAAATGATAAAACAGCAGATAAGGTCGTTCGTCGCGAGATGTATTTGACAGAAGGAAATTTATACAGTAGAAGCGACTATGTAGATTCGCTAAATGCTCTAAAACGAACGGGCTATTTTGAAGATGTTGAAATCAAAGAAACAAGAGTAGGCGATAATGAAATCGACCTAGAAGTCGCAGTCAAAGAAGCTCCGACTGGCTCCATCACAGGTGGTGTGGGTTATAGTAGTAGCGACGGCGTTTTACTAAGTGCTGGCATTAGTGATAGAAATGTATTCGGAACCGGATTAAAAGGCGAATTTGCTATTGAAAAAAGTGAAGATTCACTTAGTGGTCGTATTGGGCTGACAAATCCTAGAATCTTTGATAGCGAATATAGTCTTGGCGGAACCATTTATGCAAATGATTATGAATGGGACGATTATAGCGAGAGATCAATCGGCTTTACAGGCACACTTGGTCGAAGAATTGGACGATATACACAAGCTAGTTTAACATATATATTAGAAAGAACTGAAATCGAAGGTTTGGACGCCTATTATGCAGCAGCAGGTTATAGAAACGGAAAAACTATAAAAAGCTCTTTAACTCCATCTATTACTTTTAACAACACGGATGATTATTATCTACCTAGAAGCGGTGCAATTGCAAGTGCCAGTTTAGAATATGCGGGACTTGGCGGAGACATAGAATTTACCAAAGCAAGAGCAAATCTAAACTGGTATTTTGGCATGAAAGATTATATTGATTGGGATATTATTTTTAGATATAAAGCCGCAGCAGGTTATATTTGGAATAATGACAAAAGCAAACTTCCGATTAACGAAAAGCTATTTTTGGGCGGTATGAAAAGTATAAGAGGCTATGATAGTAGAAGCATACCAAAAAGTGAAGTCTGCATTGGCGCGAATCAGTGTAAATTTATTGAAACAGGCGGTATGCAAAGCTTTAACAACTCATTTGAGTTAAGCTTCCCGCTAATTGATAGACTAAAAATGCGTTTGGTTGCATTTTTTGACTATGGTATGATAGGCAATGATAGTTGGGATGAAGAAATTCGTTATAGTGCAGGTGGTGGTTTGGAATGGATGACGCCAATCGGACCACTTCAACTATATCTAGTTAAACCGTTAAATAAAAAACCAAACGACGAAACAAATAGTTTCGAATTTAATATCGGTGCAAGATTTTAA
- a CDS encoding tRNA dihydrouridine synthase, whose product MFKNNPLFLAPLAGFSDPPLRGVVKQFGCDVTISEMISSNALVFGGEKTLKMLEKNEFESPFIVQIAGSDEEVIKKAVLILNEFDGIDGIDLNCGCPVPKVVKQNAGSALLLNLDKLSRLIETIKKHSNKKFTSAKVRLGFDEKIPEIVAKAVENAGADFIAMHGRTRKGGYSAKVDYEAIALAKKAVKIPLIANGDINSQNAEQIFKFTNADALMIGRASIGKPWVFYEIKTGKSVDMETKKKIIVCHFDEMIKYYGTHGVAIFRKHLHEYSKGHENAANFREEINHINLGEIMRDKICEFF is encoded by the coding sequence ATGTTTAAAAACAATCCTTTATTTTTAGCTCCGTTGGCGGGTTTTTCAGATCCGCCACTTCGGGGCGTTGTTAAACAATTTGGCTGCGATGTAACCATTAGCGAGATGATAAGCTCAAATGCGCTTGTTTTTGGCGGAGAAAAAACGCTAAAAATGCTAGAAAAAAACGAATTTGAAAGCCCCTTTATCGTCCAAATCGCAGGAAGCGATGAAGAAGTTATCAAAAAAGCAGTTTTGATTTTAAATGAGTTTGATGGCATCGACGGCATTGATTTAAACTGCGGTTGTCCCGTGCCAAAGGTCGTAAAGCAAAATGCTGGTTCGGCATTGCTACTAAATTTAGACAAGCTTTCACGACTAATCGAAACCATAAAAAAGCACTCAAATAAAAAATTCACAAGCGCAAAAGTGCGTTTGGGATTTGATGAAAAAATCCCTGAAATTGTGGCAAAAGCGGTAGAAAACGCAGGGGCTGATTTTATCGCTATGCACGGACGCACTCGCAAGGGCGGATACAGTGCAAAGGTTGATTACGAAGCGATTGCGTTGGCAAAAAAAGCTGTGAAAATTCCGTTAATCGCAAACGGAGATATAAATTCGCAAAACGCAGAGCAAATTTTTAAATTTACAAACGCCGATGCTTTGATGATAGGACGCGCAAGTATCGGCAAACCATGGGTTTTTTACGAGATAAAAACGGGCAAAAGCGTGGATATGGAAACTAAAAAAAAGATTATTGTATGTCATTTTGATGAGATGATAAAATACTACGGAACGCACGGCGTGGCGATATTTCGCAAACATTTACATGAGTATTCAAAGGGACATGAAAATGCCGCAAATTTTAGAGAAGAGATAAATCATATAAATTTGGGCGAAATTATGCGAGATAAAATTTGCGAATTTTTTTAA
- the fabD gene encoding ACP S-malonyltransferase produces the protein MKYAFIFPGQGSQSVGMGKEFYENFTSAKKLLDEASEFCDIDFKELLFEANDKLDMSEFTQPAIVLNSFMAYLALNEKLNLKPEFALGHSLGEFSALGVSGGIEFKEAIKIVNLRGKLMQKDCLGKNASMMVVLGLDDAKVEQICQNAREQGKKVWAANYNCDGQIVVAGNKDDLSSLESEFKANGAKRAMLLNMSVASHCPILENASNELVAALQDKLNDSFSAVIANATAKAYSSKNEALNLLKAQLVSPVLYKQSIKSVESKVDCFVEFGAAVLKGINKKITEKPTFSITNLSSLDEFINFAKENA, from the coding sequence ATGAAATACGCATTTATTTTCCCAGGTCAGGGTTCGCAAAGTGTCGGCATGGGCAAGGAATTTTATGAAAATTTTACCAGTGCCAAAAAACTTTTAGACGAAGCTAGCGAATTTTGCGATATCGATTTTAAAGAACTTTTGTTTGAAGCCAATGATAAGCTTGATATGTCCGAATTTACGCAACCTGCGATTGTGCTAAATTCATTTATGGCTTATTTGGCGTTAAATGAAAAACTAAATTTAAAGCCTGAATTTGCATTAGGACACTCTCTTGGCGAATTTAGCGCACTTGGCGTAAGTGGCGGAATCGAATTTAAAGAAGCGATAAAAATCGTAAATTTGCGTGGCAAACTTATGCAAAAGGACTGCCTTGGCAAAAACGCTTCTATGATGGTTGTTTTGGGGCTTGATGACGCAAAAGTCGAGCAAATTTGCCAAAACGCAAGAGAGCAAGGAAAAAAAGTTTGGGCGGCTAATTACAACTGCGACGGGCAGATTGTGGTCGCAGGAAATAAAGATGATTTGTCTAGTTTGGAGAGCGAATTTAAGGCTAACGGCGCAAAAAGAGCGATGCTACTAAATATGAGCGTGGCTAGTCACTGCCCGATTTTGGAAAATGCAAGTAACGAGCTAGTAGCGGCGTTGCAAGATAAGCTAAATGATAGCTTTTCAGCCGTTATCGCAAATGCGACGGCTAAGGCGTATTCTAGCAAAAATGAAGCTCTAAATTTACTAAAAGCGCAACTTGTAAGTCCAGTTTTATACAAACAAAGCATAAAATCAGTTGAGAGCAAAGTTGATTGTTTTGTCGAATTTGGCGCGGCTGTGCTAAAAGGGATAAATAAAAAAATCACCGAAAAACCGACTTTTAGTATAACAAATTTATCAAGCCTTGATGAATTTATAAATTTCGCAAAGGAAAACGCTTGA
- a CDS encoding 23S rRNA (pseudouridine(1915)-N(3))-methyltransferase RlmH, whose product MQIFVNSIQKTAEFKDEIKEYIKMSSKFAVIKDEIYFNSSVAKAQTISREQALKAYDEIYENKAKGYCIALDENGVMCDSFEFANLLKSNSQISFFIGGAYGLSENFKAKMDKVVSLTRLTLAHKVAKLVLFEQIFRALCINASHPYHK is encoded by the coding sequence GTGCAAATTTTTGTGAATTCGATACAAAAAACGGCTGAATTTAAAGACGAAATAAAAGAATATATAAAAATGTCTAGCAAATTTGCCGTTATAAAAGATGAAATTTACTTTAATTCTAGTGTCGCAAAAGCCCAAACGATTTCAAGAGAACAGGCATTAAAAGCCTATGATGAAATTTATGAAAATAAAGCAAAAGGCTATTGCATAGCGCTTGATGAAAATGGCGTTATGTGCGATAGCTTTGAATTTGCGAATTTACTAAAATCAAATTCGCAAATTTCGTTTTTTATCGGCGGGGCGTATGGGCTAAGTGAAAATTTTAAGGCAAAAATGGATAAGGTTGTAAGTCTTACAAGGCTTACATTAGCACATAAAGTCGCAAAACTGGTGCTTTTTGAGCAAATTTTTCGTGCTTTGTGTATTAATGCAAGTCATCCATATCACAAATAA
- a CDS encoding 5'-methylthioadenosine/adenosylhomocysteine nucleosidase, which produces MKIAILGAMPEEIEPLLKELNPKKIEFANNKFYFANFANHELIIAYSKIGKVNSALTATLMIEKFGAQKLLFTGVAGALKNGFKIGDLLYATKVVQHDLDITAFGHPYGFVPESPIFVETDENLNKIATKVAANLGINLKNGIVASGDQFVCDESRKSWIERTFDASAVEMEGASVAQVCHALHTPFFMLRAISDEAGSKAEFDFDEFMVKSAEISAKFALKMVENL; this is translated from the coding sequence TTGAAAATCGCAATTTTAGGTGCAATGCCGGAAGAAATCGAACCGCTTTTAAAAGAGTTAAATCCAAAAAAAATAGAATTTGCAAATAACAAATTCTATTTTGCAAATTTTGCAAACCACGAGCTAATCATCGCCTACTCAAAAATCGGCAAGGTAAATTCAGCCCTAACTGCCACGCTGATGATAGAAAAATTTGGTGCCCAAAAATTGCTTTTTACAGGCGTTGCAGGTGCATTAAAAAACGGCTTTAAAATCGGCGACTTGCTGTATGCGACAAAAGTCGTTCAACACGATCTCGATATAACGGCGTTTGGGCACCCTTATGGCTTCGTGCCTGAAAGTCCAATTTTTGTGGAAACTGATGAAAATTTAAATAAAATCGCCACGAAAGTCGCAGCAAATTTAGGCATAAATTTAAAAAATGGCATAGTTGCAAGCGGAGATCAATTTGTCTGCGATGAGAGTCGTAAAAGCTGGATAGAACGGACATTTGACGCAAGTGCCGTTGAAATGGAAGGCGCAAGTGTGGCGCAAGTCTGCCATGCCCTGCACACGCCATTTTTCATGCTAAGAGCTATTAGCGATGAAGCAGGAAGCAAGGCTGAGTTTGATTTTGACGAATTTATGGTAAAAAGCGCAGAAATAAGCGCAAAATTTGCCCTAAAAATGGTTGAAAATCTGTGA
- a CDS encoding FKBP-type peptidyl-prolyl cis-trans isomerase: MAQNRVIKMYYELKDAKNGEILESNFNANPIAFLSGKNQILQKLEDEVLNLGEGESKIIKILPQDGVGEYDENAVQTLPKEQFAGIDLQIGMELFGEGEDGSVARVIVKEITDESVSVDFNHPYAGKELEFNVKIVENREATEDEILMGAPEGEHSCCCAGHGEEHECCGGGHHHDDHECCGGHGHGEDGGCCGKHNH; the protein is encoded by the coding sequence ATGGCACAAAATCGTGTTATTAAAATGTATTATGAGCTAAAAGACGCTAAAAACGGCGAAATTTTAGAATCAAATTTTAACGCAAATCCGATTGCGTTTTTAAGCGGAAAAAATCAAATTTTACAAAAACTTGAAGATGAAGTTTTAAATTTGGGCGAAGGCGAAAGCAAAATCATCAAAATTTTACCACAAGACGGCGTTGGCGAATATGACGAAAACGCAGTTCAAACGCTTCCAAAAGAGCAGTTTGCAGGGATTGATTTGCAAATAGGAATGGAGCTTTTTGGCGAGGGCGAAGACGGCTCAGTCGCAAGAGTTATAGTTAAAGAAATTACCGATGAAAGCGTGAGTGTTGATTTTAATCACCCTTACGCAGGAAAAGAGCTTGAATTTAATGTAAAAATCGTCGAAAACAGAGAAGCGACAGAAGATGAAATTTTAATGGGAGCACCTGAGGGCGAACATAGTTGTTGTTGCGCTGGACACGGCGAAGAACACGAGTGTTGCGGTGGCGGACATCACCACGATGATCACGAGTGTTGTGGCGGACACGGACACGGCGAAGACGGCGGTTGTTGCGGCAAACACAATCACTAA
- the recO gene encoding recombination protein RecO, translating into MQGYILKITKVKEEDCIVDILTRESLVKAYRFYGARHSNITQGYKIDFELISSMNFLPQLRGALHLGFEWLTQREKLLFWQQFIRLFHAHLKDAEFIDEFYFNLLENAAVKFGKQNPKRIIIESYLQILEFEGRLHSEPICFICDDEITDFIALGRAFLPAHEYCVNRNGFNLNQIKELFSTKKTTNLDDEMINSLYNIVLQGF; encoded by the coding sequence ATGCAAGGTTATATTTTAAAGATTACAAAAGTCAAAGAAGAAGACTGTATAGTCGATATTTTAACGCGAGAAAGCTTGGTTAAAGCGTATCGTTTTTACGGTGCAAGGCATTCAAATATCACGCAAGGTTATAAAATAGATTTTGAACTAATTTCTAGTATGAATTTTTTGCCACAACTTAGAGGTGCGTTACATTTAGGCTTTGAGTGGCTTACGCAAAGAGAAAAACTGCTTTTTTGGCAGCAATTTATCAGACTTTTTCACGCGCACTTAAAAGATGCCGAATTTATCGATGAATTCTATTTTAACCTGCTTGAAAACGCCGCCGTTAAATTTGGCAAACAAAACCCAAAACGCATAATCATCGAAAGCTATCTGCAAATTTTGGAATTTGAAGGTAGGCTCCATAGTGAGCCAATTTGCTTTATTTGCGACGATGAGATTACTGATTTTATCGCTCTTGGCAGAGCCTTTTTGCCTGCACACGAGTATTGTGTAAATCGAAACGGCTTTAACCTAAATCAAATCAAAGAGCTTTTCTCTACCAAAAAAACGACAAATTTAGACGACGAGATGATAAATTCGCTATATAATATCGTTTTGCAAGGGTTTTAA
- the dksA gene encoding RNA polymerase-binding protein DksA, producing MKKNELKFFKKLLEERKEQIIKNINKSADEIAELRSNGAVDDFDVASVNTDSNLEYAISLKQRIEFQKIEKALKKIENGNYGICEECEEQINLERLKAKPHASLCISCREISEKRQ from the coding sequence ATGAAAAAAAACGAGTTGAAATTTTTTAAGAAGCTTTTAGAAGAGAGAAAAGAGCAAATCATTAAAAATATAAATAAATCTGCTGATGAAATCGCAGAACTTCGCTCGAATGGCGCTGTTGATGATTTTGATGTGGCTAGTGTAAATACTGATTCAAATTTAGAGTATGCCATCAGCTTAAAACAACGCATTGAATTTCAAAAGATTGAAAAAGCTTTGAAAAAAATAGAAAACGGAAATTATGGAATTTGCGAAGAGTGCGAAGAACAGATAAATTTAGAACGCCTAAAAGCAAAACCGCACGCTAGTCTTTGTATCTCATGCAGGGAAATTTCTGAAAAACGACAATAA
- a CDS encoding tRNA 2-thiocytidine biosynthesis TtcA family protein codes for MIEISKKLLRVVGQTNAKYKMFEQGDKILLALSGGKDSMILSHILKHFSSVSPLNWEFHTVTVSYGIGENFTELKKHFATHGITHDVIDTKIFEFGKEKIRANTTFCSFCSRMRRGYLYTYALENGFNKIAIAHHLDDAAESFFMNLTYNGALRTLAPKYTAENGIVIIRPLILARERQIRDCAIRNEVPIMNEEESCPAKQYTGKEPRARAETKAMLANLEKENPKFFISLQSAFENIHKDTFF; via the coding sequence GTGATAGAAATCAGCAAAAAACTTTTGCGCGTGGTGGGTCAAACCAACGCAAAATACAAAATGTTTGAACAAGGGGATAAAATTTTACTAGCCCTAAGCGGGGGAAAAGATAGTATGATTTTATCTCACATTTTAAAACATTTTTCAAGTGTTAGCCCATTAAACTGGGAGTTTCACACCGTGACCGTAAGCTATGGCATAGGCGAAAATTTCACAGAACTTAAAAAGCACTTCGCCACGCACGGTATCACGCACGATGTCATCGATACAAAAATTTTTGAATTTGGCAAAGAAAAAATTCGTGCAAACACCACATTTTGCAGTTTTTGTTCTCGTATGAGACGAGGTTATTTATATACTTACGCGCTTGAAAACGGTTTTAACAAAATCGCCATAGCGCACCATTTAGACGACGCTGCGGAGAGTTTTTTTATGAATTTGACCTATAACGGCGCTTTAAGGACACTAGCACCAAAATATACAGCCGAAAACGGCATTGTGATTATTCGTCCGCTTATTTTGGCTAGGGAACGGCAAATTAGGGATTGTGCTATTAGAAATGAAGTGCCTATAATGAACGAAGAAGAAAGCTGTCCTGCTAAACAATACACAGGCAAAGAACCACGCGCCAGAGCCGAGACTAAGGCAATGTTAGCGAATTTAGAAAAAGAAAATCCAAAATTTTTTATATCGCTTCAATCAGCATTTGAAAATATCCACAAAGATACATTTTTTTAA
- a CDS encoding thiamine-phosphate kinase — MDKESFVISKFENSFNGDDGAVVGKWVFSKDLFSENIHFRRDYMSLREIAVKSMLVNISDAIAMNAKPKFALLGLTLPKNITESEICELTNGFNDTARKFGIKIIGGDTICGEKIDISVTIISKTKKAVFRKGAKNGDFIAFTGKLGSVKKEFEYLENLREKGLKFNEIRNEFDKKFVNSKFIKPNLRGDFFYKSAKFIRSAMDLSDGLGVDLDRFLRINALGISFLKEISKGEFASGEEYEILFAFSPKNRDKILKIAKECGVEITIFGRLEKLNEKTKFINSVKNHHF, encoded by the coding sequence ATGGATAAAGAGAGTTTTGTGATTTCTAAATTTGAGAATTCATTTAACGGTGATGACGGCGCAGTGGTCGGAAAATGGGTATTTAGCAAAGATTTATTTTCTGAAAATATCCATTTTAGGCGTGATTATATGAGTTTGCGTGAGATTGCCGTAAAATCGATGCTTGTAAATATTTCTGATGCGATTGCGATGAACGCAAAGCCTAAATTTGCGCTTTTGGGACTTACTCTGCCAAAAAATATCACAGAGAGTGAAATTTGCGAACTTACAAACGGTTTTAATGATACTGCGCGTAAATTTGGTATCAAAATCATCGGCGGAGATACGATTTGCGGCGAAAAAATAGACATTAGCGTAACCATAATCTCAAAAACAAAAAAAGCAGTTTTTAGAAAAGGTGCGAAAAATGGCGATTTTATCGCATTTACGGGGAAGCTTGGAAGCGTAAAAAAAGAATTTGAGTATTTAGAAAATTTACGCGAAAAAGGGCTTAAATTTAATGAAATTAGAAACGAATTTGATAAAAAATTTGTAAATTCAAAGTTTATAAAACCAAATTTGCGTGGAGATTTTTTTTATAAAAGTGCCAAATTTATTCGCTCGGCGATGGATTTAAGCGACGGGCTTGGTGTGGATTTGGATAGATTTTTACGCATAAATGCTCTTGGAATTTCGTTTTTAAAGGAAATTTCCAAAGGCGAATTTGCAAGCGGCGAAGAGTATGAAATTTTGTTTGCATTTTCGCCAAAAAATAGAGATAAAATTTTAAAAATCGCAAAAGAATGTGGCGTTGAAATCACGATTTTTGGGCGTTTAGAAAAATTAAACGAAAAAACGAAATTTATAAATTCGGTTAAAAATCATCATTTTTAA
- a CDS encoding LapA family protein, with translation MKTKQFFLYSIIFIAIIAVSVFSQVSGSYALDLFGFELNLPIAAWFVLPLVLYMLLTIFHFAYHSFCFYRTKRAISKDLSTYEAMSKDVLLGLDTNKDFKTEFFKNPSSITKVLSPWYDSSDIVVDNPEIKAIIDTIEKVKKGEVVDLKKFKLPKDNGLFLQNELNRLDTDPKYAHEILKAKGVYSQDFINKAYNELLQSETYLEIKKYGIPSELSEVNLVIDRYVKKDIEIATNDLFEMLNNEKFSEADFINFAKKLQVVMAPESYKAFFERLKNENSNATEAYLYALYELGMIDELREQIGLSDGDEYEKFNLLLFLKDNGKNVPASLIF, from the coding sequence ATGAAAACCAAGCAATTTTTTCTTTATTCGATTATTTTTATCGCAATTATCGCAGTTAGTGTATTTTCGCAAGTCAGCGGAAGCTATGCCTTAGATCTTTTTGGATTTGAGCTAAATTTGCCGATTGCGGCTTGGTTTGTTCTGCCACTTGTGCTTTATATGCTTTTGACGATTTTTCATTTTGCATATCATAGTTTCTGTTTTTATCGCACAAAAAGGGCGATTTCAAAAGATTTAAGCACTTATGAAGCGATGAGTAAAGATGTTTTATTGGGACTTGATACAAATAAAGATTTCAAAACCGAATTCTTTAAAAATCCAAGCTCTATTACAAAGGTGCTTTCACCATGGTATGATAGTAGCGATATTGTGGTTGATAACCCTGAAATCAAGGCTATCATCGATACGATCGAAAAGGTTAAAAAAGGCGAAGTTGTGGATTTGAAAAAATTTAAACTTCCAAAAGACAACGGGCTTTTTTTGCAAAATGAGTTAAATCGCCTTGATACAGATCCAAAATATGCTCATGAAATTTTAAAAGCAAAAGGTGTTTATAGCCAAGATTTTATAAATAAAGCGTATAATGAGCTTTTGCAAAGCGAAACTTATTTGGAAATCAAAAAATACGGCATCCCAAGTGAGCTAAGTGAAGTAAATTTGGTAATAGATAGATATGTTAAAAAAGATATTGAAATTGCGACAAATGATCTATTTGAAATGCTAAATAATGAAAAATTTAGCGAAGCAGATTTTATAAATTTTGCAAAAAAACTTCAAGTCGTAATGGCGCCTGAAAGCTATAAAGCGTTTTTTGAACGACTTAAAAATGAGAATTCGAACGCAACCGAAGCCTATCTTTACGCACTTTATGAGCTTGGTATGATTGATGAGCTAAGAGAGCAAATTGGTCTAAGTGACGGCGACGAATACGAAAAATTTAATCTTTTGCTATTTTTAAAAGACAACGGCAAAAATGTCCCTGCTTCTTTGATTTTTTAA
- the accD gene encoding acetyl-CoA carboxylase, carboxyltransferase subunit beta: protein MNFGDIFSKMRRKQADPSEAPTHWVKCQGCNALMYYKEVESCCEVCPKCGYHMRILPMERIKLICDENSFIEEDNALEPIDPLKFVDKKSYKKRILEGEEKTGTKSAVVAGEGKIDGKSVQLVVFDFRFMGGSLGSVEGEKIVRAANRAIEKKEPLIIISASGGARMQESTFSLMQMSKTSAAMKMLANAKIPYISILTDPTMGGVSASFAWLGDIIIAEPGALIGFAGQRVIKQTIGADLPEGFQTAEFLLEHGLIDAIVPRSEHKKFLSNMITYLTHNDKVNIGEVGDDIISEDLEEKEE, encoded by the coding sequence ATGAATTTCGGTGATATTTTTTCAAAAATGCGACGCAAACAAGCAGATCCTAGCGAAGCACCTACGCACTGGGTGAAATGTCAGGGCTGTAACGCGCTTATGTATTATAAAGAAGTAGAATCGTGTTGCGAAGTATGCCCAAAATGTGGCTATCACATGCGAATTTTACCTATGGAAAGAATAAAATTAATCTGCGACGAAAATAGCTTTATTGAAGAAGATAATGCACTTGAACCGATAGATCCGCTAAAATTCGTAGATAAAAAATCATATAAAAAGCGAATTTTAGAAGGCGAAGAAAAAACAGGCACTAAAAGTGCCGTCGTGGCAGGTGAGGGCAAGATAGACGGAAAAAGCGTCCAGCTTGTGGTTTTTGATTTTCGTTTTATGGGCGGAAGTTTAGGCTCAGTCGAGGGCGAAAAAATAGTTAGAGCCGCAAATAGGGCGATAGAAAAAAAAGAGCCTTTGATAATCATTAGCGCAAGCGGTGGCGCAAGAATGCAAGAAAGCACATTTTCGTTAATGCAAATGAGCAAAACAAGTGCAGCGATGAAAATGTTGGCAAATGCAAAAATTCCTTATATTTCGATTTTAACCGACCCGACTATGGGCGGTGTTTCGGCCTCGTTTGCGTGGCTTGGCGATATAATCATCGCTGAACCGGGAGCCTTGATAGGTTTTGCAGGGCAAAGAGTCATCAAACAAACCATCGGAGCCGATTTACCGGAAGGCTTTCAAACGGCTGAGTTTTTGCTAGAACATGGACTAATAGATGCTATCGTTCCACGAAGCGAACACAAAAAGTTTTTAAGCAATATGATAACCTATCTAACGCACAATGACAAAGTAAATATTGGCGAAGTAGGGGACGACATTATCAGCGAAGATTTGGAAGAAAAGGAAGAGTAG